CGATCCGCGTCTCAATGCCGCGCAGTCGATCGAGCTGGCTTTCCTGCTCGCCGACATGCTGAACCTCGAGGCGACAGAGCGCACGCGGCAGGCGGCGTAAAACTAACTATTGCAAATTCATGGGAGCCTGACACGGGTTGGCGTGTTAGGCTCTCCATGCACGGAGGCGCGATCCGGGAGGACACCGAGGTGGGGGCTGCTCTTGCCGACAGCTATCGCGTCGATTCGTATCGTGCCGTCCGGGCGCTGAGCGAAGCGCTCGTCGCGCCGCTGTCTGACGCCGACGCTACGCTCCAGTCGATGCCCGATGCCTCACCGGCGAAGTGGCACCTGGCGCATACCACCTGGTTCTTCGAGACCTTCCTCCTGCGCGATCATCTCGACGGCTATCGGCTGTTCGACGAGCGCTGGCCCTTCCTATTCAATTCCTATTACGAAGCCGAAGGGCCGCGCCATCCACGCGCCGCGCGCGGCATGCTCGCGCGTCCGGCTGTGTCCGAACTGCTGGCCTATCGCGCGCATGTCGATGACGCGATGGCGGCGCTATTGGGTCGCGCAGAGCTGGCCGGGCTGATCGAACTGGGGCTGGCGCACGAGCAGCAGCATCAGGAACTGCTGCTCACCGACGTCAAGCACGCGCTGTGGAGCAATCCGCTCGGACCGGCCTATGCGCTCGCTTCGCCGGGCGCAGGCTCAGGCGGCGAGACGGGCTGGATCGAGCATCCCGGCGGCATCGCCCGGATCGGCCACGCCGGCCAGGGTTTCGCCTTCGACAACGAAGGGCCGTCGCACCGCGTGCTGCTCGAACCTTTCGCGCTGGCGGATCGACTGGTGAGCAATGCCGAATGGGCCGCCTTCATTGCCGATGGCGGCTACCGCACCCCCGCGCTCTGGCTGTCCGATGGCTGGACCTGGGTCCAGCAGGAGAAGATCGCCGCGCCGCTCTATTGGCACGAGGGCGAAAGCTTTACCCATGCGGGGTGGCAGGATCGCGATCCCGCAGCGCCCGTGACGCATGTCTCCTATTACGAGGCCGATGCCTTCGCGACCTGGGCCGGGGCGCGGCTGCCCACCGAGTTCGAGTGGGAAGCGATCGGGCAGGGGCATGATGCCGCGGCCGGCAACCAGTTGGATGAAGCGCGCGCAGTCCTGCCCACGGGCTCGGCCAGCCTGTTCGGCGATTGCTGGCAATGGACCCGCTCCGCCTATCTGCCTTATCCCCGCTTCCGCCCGGCCGAAGGCGCGGTGGGCGAGTACAACGGCAAGTTCATGAGCGGCCAGTTCGTGCTCAAGGGCGCGAGCTGCGCGACGCCGCGCGGCCATTCGCGGGCCAGCTACCGGAATTTCTTCTACCCCCACCAGCGCTGGCAGTTCACCGGCCTGCGCCTGGCCAAGGATATCTGATCATGGCGCTGCTCGCTGAATGCTCCTTGGCCGAACGCGATCTGATCGAGGCTCCCGACGATGGCCTCCACGCACAGTTCCGCTGCGACGTGCTGACCGGGTTGGCCCGGCCCCAGAAGGTCATCCCGGCGCGCTGGTTCTATGACCGCAAGGGCAGCGAGCTGTTCGAGGAAATTACCCGGCTGCCAGAATATTACCCGACGCGCGCGGAGATCGAGATCCTGCGCGAGCGCTGCGGCCAGATTGCCGCCGATGTCGGCGCGGGCCGCGCGGTGGTCGAATTTGGCGCCGGCAGCACTGCTAAAACCCCGCTGTTGCTCGATTGCATCGCGGCTGCGAGTTATGTGCCCATCGACATCTCGGGCGATTTCCTGCGCGAATCCTGCGAGGGGCTAGCGGTGCGTTATCCGGACCTCCCGATCGTTCCGGTCGAGGGCGATTTCACCCATCCGCTGGTCCTGCCCAAAACGGTGGCAGGGCGCCCCGCGCTCGGCTTCTTCCCCGGCTCGACGATCGGCAATCTCGGCCCGGCCCAGGCCGTTGACCTGCTGCGTGCCATGCGCGCGACGCTGGGCGAAGACAGCATGCTGCTGATCGGCATGGACATGATCAAGGACCGTTCGGTCCTGACCGCCGCCTACGACGATACCGCCGGCGTGACCGCCGCGTTCAACCTCAACGTCGCCGCGCGGATCAACCGCGAGCTCGGCGGCACGATCCCGGTGGAGGCGCTGCGGCACAGGATCGTCTGGAACGACGAGCAGGCGCGGATCGAGATGCATCTCGAAGCGACGCACGACATCGCCTTCGAGATCTGCGGCCGGGATTTCGCGATGCGCGCCGGCGAGACGATCCACACCGAGAACAGCCACAAGTACGACCTGCGCAGCGCCACCCAGTTGCTGCTCGCCGGGCACTGGCAGCCCTTCGCGCACTACACCGACAGCCAGAACCGTTTCATGGTGGTACTCGCCAGGGCTCGCGAAGAAGCGATCACTGCTTGACCGCGCCAGCGCGCGGGTTAAGCCTTGTCGGGGTGACCTTGCGCAAAATAATCGCGGGGCTTCTCTTGGGAGTTCTCGCCGCTTCGCCGCTCCATGCTGCGCACAACAAGTCCGCAGCATTGGGCACGGACCCGATCCAGAACGACAAGGTCGGCAGTTACGACTGGGTGCGTCCGCAGGCCGATTTCGTACGGCGCGAGGTCATGGTGCCGATGCGGGACGGTGCCGAACTGTTCACCGTCATCGTCTTTCGCAAGGGCACGCGCGACGCGCCGATCCTGCTGAGCCGCACGCCCTACAATGCAGCCTCGACCACGGCGCGCAACCGCAGCCAGACTATCACCGAGATCCTGCCGATCACCGACGCTGACTTCGTCAATGACGGCTATATCCGGGTCTATCAGGACGTCCGGGGGATGGACCGGTCCGAAGGCGAATATGTCATGACCCGCCCGCTGCGCGGGCCGCTGAACAAGACCAGGGTCGACCATTCGACCGACGCCTACGACACGATTGCCTGGCTGGTGAAGAACGTGCCCGAAACCAACGGCAAGGTCGGCATGATCGGTTCGTCCTATCTCGGCTTCACCACGCTGATGGCGTTGATCGACCCGCATCCGGCGCTCAAGGCGGCGGTGCCGCAGAGCCCGATGGTCGATGGCTGGAAGGGCGACGACTGGTTCCACAACGGCGCATTCCGCCCTTTTTCCTTTGACTACCTGTTGGCTCAGACCGCGGCGCGCGGAGGCGGCCCGCTGCCGGTCGGCAGCATGGTCGACGAATACGAGACCTATCTTGAGACCGGCTCGACGCGTGACATCGTGCGCAAATGGGGCATCGAGGACATGCCGGCCGTGCGCAAGGTGCTCGAGCATCCCACCTACGACGACTACTGGCAGGGCCAGGCGCTCGACAAACTGCTGGCGGCGCGCAAGCTGACGGTGCCGATCCTGCTCGTCGTCGGGCAGTGGGACCAGGAGGATTCTTATGGCGCCCCGGCGGTCTATCGGGCGTTGAAGCCGCAGGATCCCGACGGACAGATGGTCCACCTGGCGATCGGCCCCTGGCGGCATTCGGGGGTCAACTACGACGGGACGACGCTCGGTCCGCTGAAGTTCGAGGGCGATACCGCGGAGCAGTTCCGCAGCCGCTGGATGAAGCCCTTCCTCGACTGCCGGCTCAAGACCAATCCGCCGCCCTGCCAGACACCGCCGGTGATCACCTATGCGACCGGCGCCGACCGCTGGGAGACTTCGCAGCGCTGGCCCGACGGCGCCGAGCAGCCGCTCTACCTGGCCCCCCAGTTCGGCCTCTCGTTCCAGAAGCCCGGGGAGGCGTCGTCGGACGACTACGTGTCTGACCCCGTCAAGCCGGTGCCGATGCGCCCGCGCCCGGTGCATCTCGATGGCGACGACTGGAAGACCTGGCTGGTCCACGACCAACGCTTCGCCGACGGGCGGCCCGACGTGCTGAGCTATACCGGGCCGGTGCTCGACAGGCCACTGCACATCAAGGGCGCGCCGCGGGTAGAGCTGCACGCCGCCACCAGCGGCCGCGACGCCGATTGGGTGGTCAAGCTGATCGACGTCTATCCGCGGGAAAACACGCGCGATCCGACGATGGCCGGCTATCAGCTGCCTATCGGCATCGAGATTTTTCGCGGGCGCTACGTCGGCGGTTTCTCCACACCGGCGCCGCTCGATCCGGGCAAGCCCTATACGTTCCAGTGGTCGCTGCCCAACGTCGACCATGTCTTCCTGCCGGGCCACCGGATCATGGTGCAGGTCCAGTCGAGCCTTTTCCCGCTCTACGACCGCAATCCGCAAAGCTGGGTTCCGGTTGTCTTCGACGCCAAGCCCGGCGACTATGTCAAAGCGACTCAGACGATCTACCGCGGGGGGGATGCCGCGAGCGCCGTCTGGCTGCCTGTGACAAAGGATTGAGCCGGCCGGGAAAGGCCGGTCGGAGAGGAAGCTATAATGGATCTTGCAAAATATGGTCCCTGGGCCCTGATCACCGGGGGCTCGGAAGGTGTCGGCGCAGCTTTTGCACGGCAACTCGCGGCCGACGGCTTCAAGCTGGTTCTGGTGGCGCGTAAGCCCGAGCCGCTCGAGGAACTGGCCGCAGAACTGCGCGGCAAGGGCGCCGAAGTGCGCGTGCTGTCGGCCGATCTCAGCAAGCCCGACGTGCTCGATCACGTTCGGGCCGTGACTGACGACATCGAGATCGGCCTGCTCGTCTACAACGCCGGCGCCAACAACACGCGCGGCAACTTCATCGAACTGCCGCGCGAAGTGCCGGACTCGGTGATCGCGATCAACGTGCTCGGCCAGACCGAATTCGCCCGCCATTATGGTGCGCCGATGATCGCGCGCGGGCGCGGCGGCATCATCCTCACGGGTTCGCTCGGCGGCTATCTCGGCTCGGCCACGCTGGCCGCCTATACCGCCGCCAAGGCCTTCAGCCGGGTCTTCACCGAGGCGCTCTGGGCCGAATGCCAGCCGCTGGGCGTCGACGTGCTGCATCTCAACATCGGCTTCACTGCGACTCCGGCGATGGCGCGGCTCGGCCTGCCGATCGAATATGCCGAAGCGCCCGAGAACGTCGCGCGCGAAGGCCTCGATAACATCGCCAACGGGCCGGTCTGGATCGTCAGCACCAAGGGTAATCTGGAACAGGCGAAGCGGACTTCGATCGTGGAAAACCGCGCTGAGACCGTGCGCGCTTTCCAGATCGGGCCGCGCGAGGATACCGGCAAGGCGGCCATCGAACAGGAAGAACTCGCTAATGGATCTTGAGAAATACGGCCCCTGGGCGCTGATCACCGGGGGCTCGGAAGGCGTCGGCGCGGCCTTTGCACGCAAGCTGGCTGCGCAGGGTTTCAAGCTCGTGCTGTCGGCGCGCAAGCCGGGGCCGCTCGAAGAGCTCGCCGCCGAACTGCGCGCGGGCGGAACCGAGGTGCGGATATTGTCGGCCGATCTCAGCAAGCCCGACGTGCTCGACCGACTGCGCGAAGTGACCGACGACATCGAGGTCGGTCTGCTGATCTACAACGCCGGCGCGAACAACACGCGCGGTAACTTCGTCGAGCTGCCTGAGGAAGTGACCCAGTCGGTCATTGCGATCAACGTGCTGGGCCAGGCTAACCTTACTCGGCACTACGGCGCGGCCATGGCCAAGCGCGGGCGCGGGGGGATCATTCTGACCGGATCGCTGAGCGGCTACATGGGCTCCCCCCTCGCTGGTCGCCTACACCGCTTCAAAGGCGTTCAGCCGGGTCTTCACCGAAGGGCTCTGGGCCGAGATGCAGCCGCTCGGCGTTGACGTGCTGCACCTCAACATCGGCTTCACCGCGACCCCGGCCATGGCGCGGCTCGGCATGGACCTGACCCACGCCCAGGCGCCCGAGGATGTCGCGCAGCAGGGGCTCGACAATATCGCCAACGGCCCGATCAAGATCGCCGGCGATGAAGCCAATGTCGAACGCGCACGACAGCGTTCCGTGGTAGATCGCCGGGGCGAAGCAATCCGGGCTTTCTCAACGCCGCCGCGCGAGGCTACCCTG
The window above is part of the Novosphingobium sp. G106 genome. Proteins encoded here:
- the egtB gene encoding ergothioneine biosynthesis protein EgtB, with translation MGAALADSYRVDSYRAVRALSEALVAPLSDADATLQSMPDASPAKWHLAHTTWFFETFLLRDHLDGYRLFDERWPFLFNSYYEAEGPRHPRAARGMLARPAVSELLAYRAHVDDAMAALLGRAELAGLIELGLAHEQQHQELLLTDVKHALWSNPLGPAYALASPGAGSGGETGWIEHPGGIARIGHAGQGFAFDNEGPSHRVLLEPFALADRLVSNAEWAAFIADGGYRTPALWLSDGWTWVQQEKIAAPLYWHEGESFTHAGWQDRDPAAPVTHVSYYEADAFATWAGARLPTEFEWEAIGQGHDAAAGNQLDEARAVLPTGSASLFGDCWQWTRSAYLPYPRFRPAEGAVGEYNGKFMSGQFVLKGASCATPRGHSRASYRNFFYPHQRWQFTGLRLAKDI
- the egtD gene encoding L-histidine N(alpha)-methyltransferase, which gives rise to MALLAECSLAERDLIEAPDDGLHAQFRCDVLTGLARPQKVIPARWFYDRKGSELFEEITRLPEYYPTRAEIEILRERCGQIAADVGAGRAVVEFGAGSTAKTPLLLDCIAAASYVPIDISGDFLRESCEGLAVRYPDLPIVPVEGDFTHPLVLPKTVAGRPALGFFPGSTIGNLGPAQAVDLLRAMRATLGEDSMLLIGMDMIKDRSVLTAAYDDTAGVTAAFNLNVAARINRELGGTIPVEALRHRIVWNDEQARIEMHLEATHDIAFEICGRDFAMRAGETIHTENSHKYDLRSATQLLLAGHWQPFAHYTDSQNRFMVVLARAREEAITA
- a CDS encoding CocE/NonD family hydrolase, yielding MGVLAASPLHAAHNKSAALGTDPIQNDKVGSYDWVRPQADFVRREVMVPMRDGAELFTVIVFRKGTRDAPILLSRTPYNAASTTARNRSQTITEILPITDADFVNDGYIRVYQDVRGMDRSEGEYVMTRPLRGPLNKTRVDHSTDAYDTIAWLVKNVPETNGKVGMIGSSYLGFTTLMALIDPHPALKAAVPQSPMVDGWKGDDWFHNGAFRPFSFDYLLAQTAARGGGPLPVGSMVDEYETYLETGSTRDIVRKWGIEDMPAVRKVLEHPTYDDYWQGQALDKLLAARKLTVPILLVVGQWDQEDSYGAPAVYRALKPQDPDGQMVHLAIGPWRHSGVNYDGTTLGPLKFEGDTAEQFRSRWMKPFLDCRLKTNPPPCQTPPVITYATGADRWETSQRWPDGAEQPLYLAPQFGLSFQKPGEASSDDYVSDPVKPVPMRPRPVHLDGDDWKTWLVHDQRFADGRPDVLSYTGPVLDRPLHIKGAPRVELHAATSGRDADWVVKLIDVYPRENTRDPTMAGYQLPIGIEIFRGRYVGGFSTPAPLDPGKPYTFQWSLPNVDHVFLPGHRIMVQVQSSLFPLYDRNPQSWVPVVFDAKPGDYVKATQTIYRGGDAASAVWLPVTKD
- a CDS encoding SDR family oxidoreductase, yielding MDLAKYGPWALITGGSEGVGAAFARQLAADGFKLVLVARKPEPLEELAAELRGKGAEVRVLSADLSKPDVLDHVRAVTDDIEIGLLVYNAGANNTRGNFIELPREVPDSVIAINVLGQTEFARHYGAPMIARGRGGIILTGSLGGYLGSATLAAYTAAKAFSRVFTEALWAECQPLGVDVLHLNIGFTATPAMARLGLPIEYAEAPENVAREGLDNIANGPVWIVSTKGNLEQAKRTSIVENRAETVRAFQIGPREDTGKAAIEQEELANGS
- a CDS encoding SDR family oxidoreductase; this translates as MDLEKYGPWALITGGSEGVGAAFARKLAAQGFKLVLSARKPGPLEELAAELRAGGTEVRILSADLSKPDVLDRLREVTDDIEVGLLIYNAGANNTRGNFVELPEEVTQSVIAINVLGQANLTRHYGAAMAKRGRGGIILTGSLSGYMGSPLAGRLHRFKGVQPGLHRRALGRDAAARR